The DNA region CAACGCATCGAAGAGATCCTGGATGAAACAGTTCGCCCCGGCCTGCAAGGCGACGGCGGGGACTTGGACGTGGTGAAATACGAAGACAACAAACTCTACGTATTCTACCAAGGCGCCTGCGGCACATGCCCAAGTGCAACTTCAGGAACATTGATGGCCATCGAAGGTATCCTTCGCGACCAATTCAACCCAACCATCGAGGTTATCCCTCTTTAGGTGCCAGGTCCTACTTACGGAAGCAGTGCAAAAAAGCCCACTTAGATAGTGGGCTTTTTTCGTTGAAGGTACGGACATACCTGGAACGTCTCAAAATTAAAAGGCGTTTCCCAACCGATTTTCATAGGGAAAATTCCAATAAAATGTTTTTTTAGACAGCGCATGTATAGTGCGTGGACAGCTTTTCGGGGCGAAGTCGAAACAGTTGGTTCTCGCTCGGCACGGGTGTTGTAAGGAGCTTAAGTGGGGGATCGCTTATGTCTCGTTATCATAATCACATTGTATTTTCAGTCGCATTTAGTTTGGTTGTGGGCGCCGTATTATTCGCTGAGGTGAGTAAGGACCGGCCGGCTGCTCCCAAAGAAATAAATATTGTCGATGATGGCAGTGGCTTCAGTCTGGCGACTGTTTTGATCGAACAAGAGTTAACCACTATGGCCATGAAAAAGGGCCGCACCAAAGAATATCAGGAGCAACTTAGCTCTCAGGTGAAACGACTGTCTCAATCAGATATCAAGGTTTTAAAGAACAAGGCTGCGAAGTCCCCGAAGTCTGAAGAGCGCACTGCTGCGGCATATTTGCTATCTCAGGCGGGTGCTGGCGTTCAGGTGGTTCCTGCCACTAAGTCAGATCGTCAGGTGGCTAGCGTGCCGGCTGTAGCTAAAAAGGTTGTGGTTCCAACTAAGGCCATAAAACAAGCCAAGGCTAAAGCGGTAGTGGCTGCTAAGAAGCAGGCGAAGCGGGTGCCGGCACATGCTGCTGGCAGATCTGCCAAAATGGCTAAAAGATAGTTTACAGAGAGATTTCTTCCGGGGATTTATTTTCCTGAGATGCCTCTTCTTCTGCTGGAGTCCACTCCAGCAGAGACATTTCTGATGTTTTGTTCCAGTCGATATTCACGCGATTGATGATCTTGATCGAAACTTCGTTGCCTTCGATAGTCCACAAAATAGTGTCGCCTTTGGAAATGCCCAGGGCCTTGCGCACGCGCAAAGGAATGGTCGTTTGATTCTTTCTTGAGGCTTTGGAAGTTGCGGATGATCTGCTCATGCTGTGGCTCCAACAATTAACGTTCTAAATCTCTACTTTCAGAATAAGTCGCTGAAAATAGCTTGTCGAACGCAGGTGGGAGAATGGCCTCTAAACCATCCTTTAAGCCAGTTGCCACCGCTTAAAACGCGGCTAAATCCACGCCGGCCATTCCCTTTTCCTGGGTGTGGCGGTCCAAAATGCGAATAACAACTCGTTTGGCTTTTTTAAAACCGGCGGTCGAGGTGCTAATCATATAGGCGTCTAAATACTCATCTGTCGAAACGAATTCTTTAACTCGATTTATCCCCAGTACCGGGCTGGGTTTTCCATCGACTTCAACCATGACATCTTCTGTGGAAAGGTCGGGTGCGATCAGAACGGGCTTTCCTTTTGGGGGATTTCCCAGGGCTTTAAATTTCGCAAGCGACATGGGCCTGAAAAAAACCATCAAGCCAGGATAGGTCGGAGATGTTTCCCAAGCTTTGATTCCATACAACTCCAAGCCATCAATTTGAACATCCAAATGGCTTCCGGATTGTGGATTGAAATTCCAATGCCAATACTCTAAGTATTTTTCCTTGTAGGACTGGCAAATGAAAACGGAGGGGTAAGTTCGGTTTTCCAGGAACAATTCAAAAGTGCCATCTACATTGGTTTTGGTGGAGTAAAGTGTTTCGAAATTTTCATCATAGAAACGCACATCACCCTCAGCAAGAGGAGTTCCGTTAAAATCCCGAAGTCGGCCCGTAACTTTAATAAGTTCCATGAAATTCATATAGCGGGCTCAAAGGCATTTGTCCAAGAATGAAGTGTTTCAATTTGAGATTTGGTGGAGAAGGTGTGTCCGTACCTTTTGTCTGAGAAAAAGAAGCGTTGGGAGAAATAAAAAAAGAGTCCGTCGGCAACTCTGAACTAAACCTGTTTTAGCTAAGGTGGGTGACCATGATAGCGACTTTAGGCTTCTCAGTACGAGCTGAGCTTGCACACCATTGCCAGGGACAGTCCCCAAAAATATGCTTGTAAGGTTTAATTTCGATGAGCTTTACGCCTTCGAACCCTCTGAAAACTATTCTAGCAGGAAGTACAGTTTCGTCAATCGAACCGGACTCTAATTTTTTCGTAAGGCTCCGATATATTGCTTATGACACCTCAAAAGCTTGATTTTATTTTTCCTTTTGTTGTTTTTTTCTATGGACTCCTCATGGTGCTTGTGC from Bdellovibrio sp. GT3 includes:
- a CDS encoding AbrB/MazE/SpoVT family DNA-binding domain-containing protein; this encodes MSRSSATSKASRKNQTTIPLRVRKALGISKGDTILWTIEGNEVSIKIINRVNIDWNKTSEMSLLEWTPAEEEASQENKSPEEISL
- a CDS encoding carboxypeptidase-like regulatory domain-containing protein, whose translation is MELIKVTGRLRDFNGTPLAEGDVRFYDENFETLYSTKTNVDGTFELFLENRTYPSVFICQSYKEKYLEYWHWNFNPQSGSHLDVQIDGLELYGIKAWETSPTYPGLMVFFRPMSLAKFKALGNPPKGKPVLIAPDLSTEDVMVEVDGKPSPVLGINRVKEFVSTDEYLDAYMISTSTAGFKKAKRVVIRILDRHTQEKGMAGVDLAAF